One Sediminicola sp. YIK13 DNA segment encodes these proteins:
- a CDS encoding S41 family peptidase: MKMSIKKKVLIPILALVFLVVGSSYKSDFFEIAKQIEIFTTLFKELNMNYVDETNPAELMDNAIKNMLEGLDPYTKFLNEQDVEAYKINNAGEYSGIGAVVRSYKDKLVVIEPYKNYPADKAGLKAGDEIIKIGDIGISEFKDDGSELLKGANNTSVEVTYKRQGQINTTTIVREAIEVDAVPYYKMVDAKTGYIVLAKFNQKASEQTKEALINLKNEGAEKIILDLRGNPGGLLSEAINVTNIFIPKGELVVTTKSKVKKFNREYHTKNQPVDENIPLVVLVNGRSASASEIVSGSLQDLDRAVIMGARSFGKGLVQRPLKLTYGTQLKVTISRYYTASGRCIQSLDYWNRDENGKAVKNSKFTDFKTRNGRKVQDGGGVLPDIEISALRTNAMTRGLLDSNVIFDFATQYYYQNKLNALSEFNFTDNNFEAFKTYVNQSSFSFETKTEKALKEAMTPEEKTIYGAEVEEGFKNLLVQINKSKLTALDKYKNELQKNLEDEIIKRYFYREGLYDYYLGHDDAILAATALLADTSKYKDVLR, encoded by the coding sequence ATGAAAATGTCGATTAAAAAAAAGGTTCTTATTCCTATACTTGCCCTGGTATTTCTTGTTGTAGGCTCTAGTTATAAAAGTGATTTCTTTGAAATTGCCAAGCAGATAGAAATATTTACCACCTTGTTTAAAGAGTTGAACATGAACTACGTGGATGAGACCAATCCTGCAGAGCTCATGGACAATGCCATTAAGAACATGCTGGAAGGTCTTGATCCCTATACCAAGTTTTTAAACGAGCAGGATGTTGAGGCTTACAAGATCAATAATGCAGGGGAATATTCAGGTATTGGCGCGGTAGTGCGTTCCTATAAGGATAAATTAGTGGTTATAGAACCTTATAAAAACTATCCTGCGGATAAGGCTGGCTTAAAGGCAGGGGATGAAATTATCAAAATAGGGGATATAGGCATTTCGGAATTTAAGGATGATGGCAGTGAACTTTTAAAAGGGGCGAACAATACATCTGTAGAAGTAACCTATAAAAGACAGGGACAAATCAATACAACCACCATTGTCAGGGAAGCAATAGAAGTGGACGCTGTTCCTTATTATAAAATGGTGGATGCCAAAACAGGGTATATTGTCCTGGCAAAATTTAATCAGAAAGCGTCGGAACAGACAAAAGAGGCCCTGATAAATTTAAAAAACGAAGGGGCTGAAAAAATCATATTGGACCTCAGGGGCAATCCAGGGGGGTTACTTTCCGAGGCCATCAATGTGACCAATATATTTATTCCCAAAGGCGAGCTCGTGGTCACCACAAAATCCAAGGTCAAAAAATTCAATAGGGAATACCATACCAAAAACCAACCGGTAGATGAGAATATCCCTCTAGTGGTCTTGGTCAATGGCAGAAGTGCATCGGCCAGTGAAATTGTATCTGGAAGCTTACAGGATTTGGACCGCGCCGTGATCATGGGCGCACGAAGTTTTGGCAAAGGGCTTGTTCAAAGACCCCTGAAACTAACGTACGGAACACAGTTGAAAGTAACTATTTCCCGCTATTACACTGCCTCTGGCAGATGTATTCAGTCCTTGGATTACTGGAACCGGGATGAAAACGGCAAAGCCGTAAAAAACAGCAAGTTTACCGACTTTAAAACACGCAATGGTCGTAAAGTACAAGACGGGGGCGGAGTATTGCCCGATATAGAGATCAGTGCCCTACGAACCAATGCCATGACACGAGGACTATTGGATAGCAATGTGATTTTTGACTTTGCCACCCAATATTACTATCAAAATAAATTGAATGCCCTGTCCGAATTTAATTTTACCGATAACAACTTTGAGGCTTTCAAGACCTATGTGAACCAAAGTTCTTTTAGCTTCGAAACCAAAACGGAAAAGGCTTTGAAAGAAGCGATGACCCCAGAAGAAAAGACTATCTATGGGGCGGAGGTAGAAGAGGGGTTTAAAAACTTATTGGTGCAGATCAACAAAAGTAAACTCACTGCCTTGGACAAGTATAAAAACGAGCTCCAGAAAAATTTGGAGGACGAAATCATCAAGCGCTATTTCTACAGGGAAGGCCTATATGATTATTACCTGGGTCATGATGACGCCATCTTGGCGGCAACCGCATTACTGGCCGACACTTCCAAATACAAGGATGTTTTAAGGTAA
- a CDS encoding S9 family peptidase has translation MITNRIPLFLLIISFAYPWMGHAQSDKKSVTIEELMQLKTVKNPVISPDGQWVAFTVAEMDLKKDAWETRIWMVPSKGGEAIPMTAKGYSASEPKWSSDNKYLSFLASKKEGDKTQVWTLNRQGGEAEQLTKIPQGVSSHEWSPKGKELMLRIKDPKPEELTADKEDDKKAKPYVVDRLQFKQDYQGYLDRYRTHLYILTMGDSIPRQITSGDFDDEDPVWSPDGTQIAFTSNRSDNPDGNSNTDIWIVNTVNTNKGESLRQVTTNPNADFYPRWSPDGKHLVYRTVTDKKAIWYATQKLAIIPVDGGQPTLLAEALDRNISKPTFSEDGKLIYFILEESGTSVLASIDPSGNNLKKIIQGDISISDYDVKAGSIFPLLGKANQPYEVYNFTKSLKQLTSLNDGLLNKMEKPSIDKVHFKSADGTQIEGFVVKPIGFDAGKKYPTILWLHGGPVSQYQFEYDIEPQLFASNGYVTLLINPRGSSGYGQAFSEALFADWGNKDYQDVMAGIDYVIGQGYADPTKLGVGGWSYGGILTNYVITKTDRFKGAVSGASEALYRSNYGHDHYQLTWELELGLPWENAEAWEKISPFNQVANITTPTLWIGGEKDWNVPILNSEQMYQAMKRLGRDTQLVVYPGEHHGIKRPSFVKDRLERYLQWFKTHVKGEK, from the coding sequence ATGATAACCAACCGTATTCCACTTTTCCTACTGATCATTTCTTTTGCCTATCCATGGATGGGCCATGCCCAATCCGATAAGAAATCGGTAACCATTGAAGAGCTCATGCAGCTTAAAACCGTTAAAAATCCAGTAATTAGTCCGGACGGACAATGGGTGGCGTTTACGGTTGCTGAAATGGATTTAAAAAAAGATGCTTGGGAGACCCGTATTTGGATGGTTCCTTCCAAAGGGGGAGAAGCTATCCCCATGACTGCAAAAGGATATTCTGCCTCGGAGCCCAAATGGAGTTCAGACAACAAATACCTCTCCTTTCTAGCCTCCAAAAAGGAAGGTGACAAAACCCAAGTATGGACGTTGAACCGGCAAGGCGGGGAAGCGGAACAGCTCACCAAAATCCCACAAGGAGTGTCCTCCCATGAATGGTCGCCCAAGGGGAAGGAATTGATGTTGCGAATTAAGGATCCCAAACCCGAGGAGCTCACAGCGGATAAAGAAGATGATAAAAAAGCGAAACCCTATGTGGTAGACCGTTTACAGTTTAAACAAGATTATCAGGGATATTTAGACCGTTACAGAACCCACCTTTATATCTTAACCATGGGTGATTCCATCCCAAGGCAGATCACCTCGGGCGATTTTGATGATGAAGACCCTGTTTGGAGTCCGGATGGAACGCAAATTGCCTTTACCAGCAATAGGTCGGACAATCCGGATGGAAATTCGAACACCGACATTTGGATCGTAAATACGGTCAATACAAATAAAGGGGAATCCTTACGCCAAGTCACTACTAATCCCAATGCCGATTTTTATCCCCGATGGAGTCCAGATGGCAAACATCTCGTTTATAGAACCGTCACGGATAAAAAGGCGATTTGGTATGCCACACAAAAATTGGCTATTATCCCGGTAGACGGAGGGCAACCGACCCTATTGGCAGAAGCCTTGGACAGGAATATCAGCAAGCCGACCTTCTCGGAGGACGGGAAGCTGATTTATTTTATTTTGGAAGAAAGCGGTACTAGTGTTCTAGCTTCAATTGACCCTTCAGGCAATAATCTTAAAAAGATTATCCAAGGAGATATCAGTATCTCGGATTATGATGTGAAAGCTGGGAGTATCTTCCCTCTTTTGGGTAAGGCAAACCAACCCTACGAGGTGTATAATTTTACCAAATCCTTAAAACAACTGACATCCCTAAACGATGGACTTCTAAATAAGATGGAGAAGCCCAGCATTGACAAAGTACATTTTAAGAGTGCCGATGGCACCCAAATAGAAGGGTTTGTAGTGAAACCCATTGGTTTTGACGCTGGCAAAAAATACCCTACCATCCTTTGGCTTCACGGAGGGCCCGTGAGCCAATATCAATTTGAATATGACATAGAGCCCCAACTATTTGCTTCTAATGGCTATGTGACGCTTTTAATCAACCCCAGGGGCTCTTCAGGCTACGGCCAGGCTTTTTCAGAGGCCCTTTTTGCAGATTGGGGCAACAAGGATTATCAAGATGTTATGGCCGGTATTGATTATGTGATAGGACAAGGGTATGCAGATCCCACTAAATTGGGAGTGGGGGGTTGGTCCTATGGCGGCATCCTGACGAATTATGTCATCACAAAAACAGATAGGTTCAAAGGGGCCGTTTCGGGAGCCAGTGAAGCCTTATATCGTTCCAATTATGGTCATGATCACTATCAACTCACATGGGAATTGGAATTGGGACTACCATGGGAAAATGCAGAGGCTTGGGAGAAAATATCCCCTTTCAACCAAGTAGCAAACATTACTACCCCGACCTTATGGATAGGGGGAGAAAAGGACTGGAATGTTCCCATTCTCAATTCCGAACAAATGTACCAAGCCATGAAGAGATTGGGCAGGGATACACAATTGGTCGTTTATCCGGGCGAGCACCATGGGATTAAGCGCCCATCTTTTGTAAAAGATCGTTTGGAACGATACCTCCAGTGGTTTAAAACACATGTTAAAGGGGAAAAGTAA